Genomic segment of Triticum aestivum cultivar Chinese Spring chromosome 6A, IWGSC CS RefSeq v2.1, whole genome shotgun sequence:
CACAGACTCCTTACCGGGAGCAAGGTCATGGAACCTCGTCTGGATCGGCCTGAGGCGAGATGCCCTTTTTATCCATTGTGTCTAATTACAGGAGATTCAATGATGGGACCAAGCACCAAGGCGGCTTCCCTTGGATGGGGAACATGATCCAGGTGATCGCCTCGTCCAAAGGAGATAGCCGGCTCGAACCAGTCTAGGTATTGCAACACAGCAGGCAACAAGCAACTAGAACATCGAATATTCCATCATCCAAACTAAGCTTCCTCAAGACCTAACCCATTGTCATTATGGAGCCTCATGATTCCGACTGtgttgatatctttgtatttatttTATCACAAAATTTGCTCAATTTTTTTATCACAAAAGTGCTCTTGTGAGGTGGAGCTCACGTGCTACAGTAAAATCCGAACAAAAATACTAAACAAGTTcaaacaaaactaaaaaaaggtTAGCAACAAACATTGAAGTGTTTCTCACATGTGTGCAAATTTTTGTGATGAAATAACATCAATGGATGTCTTGCAAAAAAAAATTAACGCTCCAAATGCTTCCAAAGTctttttggagcatcaattttaTTTGTTTTGCTCGGacctccacgaatgtcatttcacCGTGAAAATTTGCACGCATGTGAAACACACATCAATGTCTATTGCCAAAAAAATATATCAGATTTTTTTAGCTTTTTTCAGATTTACTGTTGCAAAAGGGTGCATGTGAGCTCAAGCTATATGCTCCATGTCCCTTTTTTCATTCTATCTATCTTTAAGTAGTAGTATATAGTTACCGATTCTAGAGATGCACTCATTTCTTTCTTGTCTAGCCGAAAGATATAATTCTCATATTCACACAAAGAAACAACTAAAGAAAACTTACGAGAGCTCAAATACTAGAGGTAAACTGAAATAAAGCCAAAGTGGAAACTGTATATTTGCCTTCCTTGGAAAACAATGGCTTTTCCATTTCTCTGCTGCGTCAAATCAACATAAGCCATTTCTTATCAACCACATATAAGTCACCTACACCAGCAATAGGAACCCAAAAACAAAGGATAAATCACCAGCTAATATTCTACCAACTAACTAAACAATGAGTAATGGGATGCAAACGGAACAAAATGGCACGAGTTCAACCAAATGAACAATTAAAACAAGTTTGTTCCTACTTGCCCTAAATACAAAAATGATACAGCAGAAAAGATATGAAGGGACTGAAACAACATAAGCACACACAGAAATTTGTGACAATTGCAGCAATAAGCAAGTTAACAGCAGTACTAGAGTCGAGCAATTTAAATAACAGCAATTTAGTTCAGTATCACCAACACTAATCCTATAAGTCTAATTACTCTTAATAACTCAGTTCATTGTCAATTCCAGCTTCTACCTAGTGAACCATCATTTCTATCAGCAACTCAGCACACATATCAGCTGTCTGCAACATACATCACTAAAGCAAAAGCAAAATTACCGTCCTCCCATTGCCTGAACTCTCATCATCCATGATGGGCTTCTTTGCCTCTTTCTGCCCCACCATTGATAAAGCTAGAATGAAGAAATCAGACCCTGAGAATCTGCAGTTTATTGGCGAATACAATGGCAACCCAGTCAGGCTGGGTAGCTGACCACTGCAGCTGCTCCACCTCCGCCCCTGCAGTGTAAGCCAATATAGGGTCAAGACCACCCTCTGCTGCTGCAGCTGCAGCagcattgccatttccatttccattgccTCCGCTATTGTTCCCCGTGCCCATGGAGGAGAGGTCCCATATCAGTGCTTGCGAGTCATCCCCAGCTGTGCAAATGTGGCAAGAAGAGTGAGGCGCCCATGCGATTGCATTCACAGGAGCATGATGGCGGTGGAGTTCAACGACAGGCAGTGTTGGGTAGCGAATGTCAAGCACGACCACCTTGGGGCTATCCATGATGATTGTTGCCATATACCTTGGGTCCTGCTTGTTCCACCCCAGCCTAACCAATGGTGTCGGCAACACAGCCCCACCATCCGTAGCAGCAGAATTGGAGCCGCCGCCAGAACTACTCTCATAGATGATTGTGGAATGTTCCTTATCCCGAAGATCAAACACGCGGACCGAGCCATCCGCAGAAACAGATGCAAAGACACCAGCGCCACCCCAGGCTATGTCATAGACCTCTTTGTCATGGGCTATGAGCTGGGTGTCGACTACCTCACGTTCAACGTCCCAGATGGTGCAAGTGGTATCGATGGATGATGTTCCGATGCGGCGTGGGTCGGCGTCGTTCCAGTCAAAGGAGGTGAGCGGGCCGCAGAAGTCGCTGTTGCGGTTGCCGTTGAGCTCGCAGCACAGCTTGACGCCCGGCTGCTGACCAGCGGGGCTCCCCACGCCGTTGCAGCGGACGGAGCCATTGTTGGAGTCGGCAGCGCCCGGGGCAGCGGCGTCGTCGTCCGTGATGCGCCATATGCGAAGGAGGTCTGCAGAGGTGGCAAGCAGATCGGGGCGGAGGCCTTGGGGGTCCGGGACGAACATGGACTTGGTGGGAGGGAAAGGGTGGTCGAAGGAGAGCACGGGGGCGATGTCACCTGTGGACTCGTCGAGCTGGACCACCTCCACGCGATTGACGAGCTGCTCGAGAAGACTTGCGATGGCGAGTCGGTACTTCTTGTCCCGCCGCACGCTCCAGTTCATACCGTAGATGTGCCAACCGGCCTCGTAGGTATAGATCTCCGACCGCTTCGCCTCACCCCCGCCGCGGCTCCCGCCGTTCCCCTGGTCCTGATCCGCCCACCCATCGGCATCCccggctgcgccgccgccgcccatgtcGCCGCTGCAGCTCTCAAGGGAACGGATGAGATGGGGAACGGATGATGATTCGGGTACAGGGAAAGGGAAGAGTGGTATGCGGTGAGGATGTTCTGTGTAGCAAACGTGGGCTGGCACGCCCGTCTTGGGCTAAACGGACCGGCACCCGCCTCCCATGACACGCTTGCTACACAGGCCGTGCCATGCGGGCCCACATGCCACACACCTGATTCAAAAAAAAAACGTGCCACGCATCCTGGCCCAGGCCTAAACATCTTTTTTTTTTGATAAATTTTCATTCAAATCACGAATCAGTACAAAGTAGTTGACCCTTACAAGCACTCTGAAACGCAAACACAAAAAaccatgaacacctagagtaccctaagacaaccataacacaagatctccggagccctgtgtcatcatccctaaatcttgagagaagacccctgcagcagacggatctgcaaccagtcgcaaacaggtcatcatcttcgaccacggtacaattgccgccacgctgcttcctcctttcttgacaccagcgctgagagggcatggacatcaatccaacacacctgcaacagtcgccgccatctttggctttgagtaccgcgaaaagtgtcccttccgaaaggaagagaactcgagtcatccgaccggtccagcaccgcggccgggccatccgcccggacaaagcaggatctcccaccggcatcagcgcagaggaaggagaagaacaacagcagcaaatcataccaacaaggaagaagaaaggtcTTTGTCTCCCTGCCTCCATCGCCCATCTGAGGATCCAAACAGCCAGTGCCGATGGACCTCCAACCACCATAGCATGCGACCTCGACGAGATTCGGAGATCCCCAAACaccgctggctcctagacgaaggcaaaagcctTGCCTGACCGCGAACGAAGCCCGGAGAAATTTATTCCGAcgcgacaccaccgcaacggcctcggcagcgtctccctcaaccctaaccctaccacacacccatCTAGCGAACAGACCCGAGGTTCCCTCTCCCTCCTGCCGCCGGAGCGGCCGATGGAGAGAGAGGGAACCAGCGGCGTCACCGGCGGCACGCAAGGGATCCCTCTTCGCCTCCTTGATCGCCTAAATCCTActtttcacgcgtgttttggatttacaggaattaaaaaaccaagtttctcaatatttccagccgAGGCACGACACcccgatgtttgaatttcattcccatttcttgcatgagacctagaaattcacccaaggacacacttgtgatttttcaaccaactttggtgcactggagcatgtgcttgtagttcaaatttgaattatgcacattaaatgcctagaaattaaattaatgtataaaaagtccaaacgaatccggaataattccaaaatttagcacgatacttctatttggtctaatctacctgtgtaaaaaaattaaggcggaagAAAGCaatgtatgtcgtttcacacacggaggtgacacgttccctctcagaaccatgagccttcttgagagaagctccggtttgcaagaagcttataccaaagcttgtccctatTGGGCCaaattttaccacaacatgttggtgccatgtcatgacaccatgccaaatttcatgattttcaggcgtgtttcggatttacaggaattaaaaaccaagtttctcaatctttctggccgagcaatgacgcccagatgtttgaatttcattctcatttcttgcatgggacctagaaattcacccaaggacacacatgtgatttttcaaccaactttggtgcactagagcatgtgcttgtagttcaaatttgaattatgcacattaaatgcccagaaattcaattaatgtataaaaaaggccaaacgaaccccgaatattTTCAAAATTCAGCACGATACTTCTGTTTGGTCTAATCTatccgtgtaaaaaaattaaggccggAGAAGACAATGTACGTCATtttgcacacagaggtgacacgttccctcccggaaccacgagccttcttgagagaagctccgatttgcaagaagcttataccaaagcttgtcctaattcagccaaaaaaattaccacagcatgttggtgccatgccatgacaccatgtcaagtttcatgattttcaggcgtgttttggatttacaggattaaaaaaccaagtttctcaatttttcCGGCCGAGCaacaatgcccagatgtttgaatttcattcgcatttcttgcatgggacctagaaattcatccaaggaaacacatgtgattttcaaccaactttagtgcactggagcatgtgcttgtagttcaaatttgaattatgcacattaaattcccagaaattcaattaatgtataaaaaaggccaaacaaattcggaataattccaaaatttcgcacgatacttatatttggtctaatctgcctgtgtaaacaattaaggcgggagaaggcgaTGTTTGtcatttcgcacatggaggtgacatattccctctcggaaccacgagccttcttcatagaagctccggtttgcaagaagcttataccaaagcttgtcccaattcggccaaaaaaacattaccacaacatgttggtgccatgtcatgacaccatgccaagtttcatgatttttaggcgtgttttggatttacatgaattaaaaaaacaagtttctcgATCTTTCCGGCCAAGCAACGACGCCCAGATATTTGCATTTCATTcgcattttttgcatgggacctagaaattcacccaaggacacacatgtgattttcaaccaactttggtgcactggagcatgtgcttgtagttcaaatttgaattatgcacattaaattcccagaaattcaattaatgtataaaaaaggccaaacaaacccgaaataattccaaattttagcacgatacttatatttggtctaatctgcctgtgtaaaaaaattaaggcgggagaaggcagtgtatgttgtttcgcacatggaggtgacacgttccctctcggaaccacgatccttcttgagagaagcttcggtttgcaagaagcttgtaccacagcatgttggtgctatgtcatgacaccatggcaagtttcatgattttcagccgtgttttgaatttacatgaattaaaaaaccaagtttctcaatctttccgtccGAGCCACGTCGCCCAGATGTtcgaattttattcccatttcttgtatgggacctagccaaatcatcaatcttgagtaATTTTacttcaaccatagcattgaaaactttttgcgaattaataaattctttaatattgttctcaagatcagagggtattttattataatttccatatgaattgttgtaggaattaccttaattattagaggaattactaggaaacgacctagggttgaaattacctctatatgcgttattaccaaaattgttcctatcaacaaaattcacatccatatattcattattattgtcaataaaagtagacaaaggcatatcattaggatcaatagttacaattttactagcaaccaatttcataagttcatccatcttcccactcaaagtattaatttcttcaatcgcatacagttttttactagtggaagatctttcggtatgccattgagaataattagccataatgttatttAGGAATTTAGTAGCTTCTCCCAAAGTAGTTTCCATAAAGTACCTCCTGAGgcggaatctaaaatatttctagatgcaaaattcaatccggcatacattttttgtatgatcatccataaacttaaaccatgagtagggcaatttcttatcatcaatttcatcctctcccaagattgtgtaacatgttcatgatcaagttgcttaaaattcataatatcgttcctaagggagatgatcttagagggaggaaagtacttggaaaataaaagcatctttacacttatttcatgaatcaatactatttttaggcaaagatgaaaaccaagttttagcgcgatcttGTAGTGAGGACGAAACTAGCTTCAatctaacaatatcattatccacatctttcttcttttgcatatcacacaactcaacgaaagtatttagatgggatgtggcatcttcactacgaaggccggaaaattgatctttcataacaagattgagCAAAccagcattaatttcataagattccgcactagtggcgggagcaattggagcactaataaaatcattattattagtattggaaaagtcacgcaacttggtattttcttgagacattgtGACAAAGCAAGCAACCTAACACACGAGCAACCAAAAAGCTAACGAAAATACGAACGAAAGAAGGGctaataaaaaggaaaatatttttgtgtttttctagaaacgttttagaagtgggggagaggaaaacgggaggcaaatggcaaataatgtaatgcaagagatgagagtttatggtgggtacttggtgggattgatgtagatctccccgacaacggcgccagaaattcttcctgctacttcttcagcttgcgttgatttttcccttggagaggaaagggtgatgcagcaaagtagagataagtatttcccttagctaagaaccaaggtatcaatccaataggagatacacgcaagtctccaatctatgcaccttcacaaacaatcaaatacttgcacccaacgtgataaaagggttgtcgatcccttcacggtcacttgcaatgatgagatctaatagagatagatataaaagattactaaaatgtaaaagaaaataaaagtaaataaattgcagcaaggtttttggtttatagatctgaaaatatatgatggaaaatagacccgggggccataggtttcattagaggcttctctcttgaaggaaaataatacggtgggtgaacaaattactatcgagcaattgatagaaaagcgcaaagttatgacgatatccaaggcaatgattatgaatataggcatcatgtctgtgtcaagtaggtcgaatccttcctgcatctactactattactccacacatcgaccgctatccaacatgcatctagagtattaagctcataagaacggtgtaacgccttaagtaagatgacatgatgtagagggataaactcaaacaatatgatgaaaaccccatctttttatccttgatggcaacaatacaatatgtgccctgctacccctactttgtcactggtgaggacaccgcaagattaaacccaaaactaagcacctctcgcattgcaagaaaaaccaatctatttgtccaaaccaaaccgataattcgaagagaaatacaaagatgtcAAATGATGCATAGAAGAATTcacagaagactcaaataatattcatagataatctgatcataaatccacaattcatcggatctcgacaaagacaccgcaaaagaatatacatcagatagaactccaagaagatcgaagagaacattgtattgaagatcaaagagagataagaagccatctagctactagctgtggacccataggtttgtggtaaactactcacacttcattgaaagggcagcaaggttgatgtagatgccctccgtgatcgaacccccctccggtagggtgccggaaaaggccccaagatgggatctcacgggaacagaggcttgtggcggcggaaaagtattttggtggatgcttctgttag
This window contains:
- the LOC123127421 gene encoding WD repeat-containing protein LWD1, which translates into the protein MGGGGAAGDADGWADQDQGNGGSRGGGEAKRSEIYTYEAGWHIYGMNWSVRRDKKYRLAIASLLEQLVNRVEVVQLDESTGDIAPVLSFDHPFPPTKSMFVPDPQGLRPDLLATSADLLRIWRITDDDAAAPGAADSNNGSVRCNGVGSPAGQQPGVKLCCELNGNRNSDFCGPLTSFDWNDADPRRIGTSSIDTTCTIWDVEREVVDTQLIAHDKEVYDIAWGGAGVFASVSADGSVRVFDLRDKEHSTIIYESSSGGGSNSAATDGGAVLPTPLVRLGWNKQDPRYMATIIMDSPKVVVLDIRYPTLPVVELHRHHAPVNAIAWAPHSSCHICTAGDDSQALIWDLSSMGTGNNSGGNGNGNGNAAAAAAAEGGLDPILAYTAGAEVEQLQWSATQPDWVAIVFANKLQILRV